The Anoxybacillus flavithermus genome has a segment encoding these proteins:
- a CDS encoding glycine cleavage system protein T, which translates to MLQRTPLFPLYAEYGAKTIDFGGWELPVQFSSIKEEHEAVRTRAGLFDVSHMGEFEVKGKDSLAFLQKMMTNDVAKLTDGRAQYTLMCYEDGGTVDDLLVYKKADDHYLLVVNAANIEKDFAWLSEHVVGDVELVNISNDIAQLALQGPLAEKVLQQLTTVDLCAMKFFAFADHVDVAGVQTLVSRTGYTGEDGFELYCRAEDAPTLWRTILEAGKEEGVLPCGLGARDTLRFEACLPLYGQELAKDITPIEAGLGFAVKTNKDVDFFGKEILKKQKEEGAPRRLVGIEMIDKGIARHGYAVYVNNEQIGFVTTGTQSPTLKKNIGLALISTAFSSLDTEVEVDVRGKRLKARVVATPFYKRTK; encoded by the coding sequence ATGTTACAAAGAACACCGCTATTTCCTCTGTATGCAGAGTATGGCGCAAAAACGATTGATTTTGGTGGCTGGGAGTTGCCTGTGCAATTTTCTAGCATTAAAGAAGAACATGAAGCTGTACGAACGCGTGCAGGGTTATTTGATGTGTCCCATATGGGCGAGTTTGAAGTGAAAGGAAAAGATAGTCTTGCTTTTTTACAAAAAATGATGACAAACGACGTTGCGAAATTAACGGACGGTCGCGCCCAATACACGTTGATGTGTTATGAAGATGGGGGAACTGTTGATGATTTACTTGTTTATAAAAAAGCGGACGATCATTATCTTCTTGTCGTAAACGCTGCCAATATTGAAAAAGATTTTGCTTGGCTTTCTGAGCATGTTGTTGGGGATGTCGAACTTGTCAATATTTCAAACGATATTGCGCAACTTGCGCTACAAGGCCCACTTGCGGAAAAAGTATTACAGCAATTAACGACGGTCGATTTATGTGCGATGAAGTTTTTCGCTTTTGCAGATCATGTTGATGTTGCAGGAGTTCAAACGCTTGTGTCCCGAACAGGATATACAGGAGAAGACGGATTTGAGCTATATTGTCGAGCAGAAGATGCCCCAACGCTTTGGCGCACCATTTTAGAAGCAGGAAAAGAAGAAGGGGTACTTCCATGCGGGCTCGGTGCACGCGACACGCTTCGTTTTGAAGCATGCTTGCCGCTATATGGACAAGAACTGGCCAAAGACATTACCCCAATCGAAGCAGGGCTTGGATTTGCAGTGAAAACGAATAAAGATGTCGACTTTTTCGGAAAAGAAATATTGAAGAAGCAAAAAGAAGAAGGAGCGCCACGGAGACTTGTCGGAATCGAAATGATTGACAAAGGCATTGCGCGTCACGGATATGCGGTGTATGTCAACAATGAGCAAATTGGCTTCGTCACGACTGGAACACAATCGCCAACGCTTAAAAAAAATATCGGACTAGCGCTTATTTCTACTGCGTTTTCGTCACTTGATACGGAAGTGGAAGTAGACGTTCGTGGGAAGCGGTTAAAAGCAAGAGTGGTGGCAACACCGTTTTACAAGCGTACAAAATAA
- a CDS encoding glycine dehydrogenase (aminomethyl-transferring) has translation MLHRYLPMTEEDKQQMLQTIGVQSIDELFSDIPESVRFQGEYNIKPAKSEPELMKELMALAAKNADMKTHTSFLGAGVYDHYIPTIVDHVISRSEFYTAYTPYQPEISQGELQAIFEFQTMICELTGMDVANSSMYDGGTALAEAALLSAAHTKKKKVLLSNAVHPEYRDVVKTYAKGPGLEVVEIPYKNGVTDLAALQAEMNEDVACVIVQYPNFFGQIEPLKDIEPIAHAHKGMFVVASNPLALGVLTPPGQFGADIVVGDAQPFGIPAQFGGPHCGYFAVKSALMRKIPGRLVGQTTDEEGRRGFVLTLQAREQHIRRDKATSNICSNQALNALAASVAMTALGKNGVKEMATMNIQKAHYAKEAFVSCGFHVVFEGPFFNEFVIRMNKPIAEVNKKLLEKGIIGGYDLGRDYPELQNCMLIAVTELRTKEEIDTLVKELGDYNA, from the coding sequence ATGCTTCATCGTTATTTGCCGATGACAGAAGAAGATAAGCAACAAATGTTACAAACGATCGGGGTACAGTCCATTGATGAACTGTTTTCTGACATCCCGGAAAGCGTTCGTTTTCAAGGGGAGTACAACATTAAGCCAGCAAAATCAGAACCGGAGTTAATGAAAGAATTAATGGCACTAGCGGCAAAAAATGCGGATATGAAGACACACACGTCGTTTTTAGGGGCAGGGGTGTACGATCATTACATTCCGACGATTGTGGATCACGTCATTTCACGTTCCGAGTTTTATACGGCATATACACCGTATCAACCAGAAATTTCGCAAGGGGAATTGCAAGCCATTTTCGAGTTTCAAACGATGATTTGCGAGCTAACAGGCATGGATGTGGCAAATTCATCGATGTACGACGGTGGAACAGCGCTAGCAGAAGCAGCGTTATTAAGCGCGGCGCATACGAAAAAGAAAAAAGTGCTACTATCCAATGCGGTGCATCCGGAATACCGCGACGTTGTGAAAACGTATGCGAAAGGTCCTGGGCTAGAGGTAGTAGAAATACCGTATAAAAACGGTGTAACGGACCTTGCCGCGCTTCAGGCGGAAATGAACGAAGATGTGGCATGTGTCATTGTACAATATCCGAACTTTTTCGGACAAATCGAACCGCTAAAAGACATCGAGCCAATCGCTCATGCGCATAAAGGAATGTTCGTTGTCGCCAGCAATCCGCTTGCATTAGGGGTATTAACGCCGCCAGGCCAATTCGGGGCGGACATCGTCGTTGGCGATGCGCAGCCGTTTGGTATTCCAGCGCAATTTGGCGGCCCGCATTGTGGCTATTTTGCCGTGAAATCAGCACTCATGCGCAAAATTCCGGGACGTCTTGTCGGACAAACGACAGACGAAGAAGGTCGCCGAGGTTTCGTCTTGACATTACAAGCGCGCGAGCAACACATTCGCCGCGACAAAGCAACATCGAATATTTGCTCGAACCAAGCGTTAAACGCGCTTGCCGCATCGGTGGCGATGACTGCGCTCGGTAAAAACGGCGTAAAAGAAATGGCGACAATGAATATTCAAAAAGCACATTATGCAAAAGAAGCGTTTGTAAGCTGTGGTTTTCATGTCGTATTTGAAGGACCGTTTTTCAACGAGTTTGTCATTCGCATGAACAAACCGATAGCAGAAGTAAATAAAAAGCTATTGGAAAAAGGAATCATTGGTGGCTATGATCTCGGGCGTGATTATCCAGAACTACAAAATTGTATGTTAATTGCAGTGACGGAACTACGCACGAAAGAAGAAATCGACACGCTTGTAAAAGAATTGGGGGATTACAATGCATAA
- a CDS encoding glycine dehydrogenase (aminomethyl-transferring) (acts in conjunction with GvcH to form H-protein-S-aminomethyldihydrolipoyllysine from glycine; forms a heterodimer with subunit 1 to form the P protein), whose amino-acid sequence MHKDQPLIFELSKPGRIGYSLPKLDVPAIDIAQVIPTDYIRQEAPELPEVSELDIMRHYTALSKRNHGVDSGFYPLGSCTMKYNPKINENVARFAGFAHIHPLQPEETVQGALELMYDLQEHLKEITGMDAVTLQPAAGAHGEWTGLMMIRAYHEANGDYNRTKVIVPDTAHGTNPASATVAGFETVTVKSTEEGLVDLDDLRRVVGPDTAALMLTNPNTLGLFEENILEMAEIVHAAGGKLYYDGANLNAVLSKARPGDMGFDVVHLNLHKTFTGPHGGGGPGSGPVGVKADLIPFLPKPTVEKGANGYYFDYDRPQAIGRVKPFYGNFGINVRAYTYIRSMGPDGLKAVTEYAVLNANYMMRRLAEYYDLPYNRHCKHEFVLSGKRQKKLGVRTLDIAKRLLDFGYHPPTIYFPLIVEECMMIEPTETESKETLDAFIDAMIQIAKEAEETPEIVQEAPHTTVVKRLDETTAARKPILRYQK is encoded by the coding sequence ATGCATAAAGACCAACCGCTTATTTTTGAATTAAGTAAGCCAGGGCGAATTGGATATAGCTTACCGAAGCTAGACGTGCCAGCCATCGATATTGCACAAGTCATTCCAACCGATTACATTCGTCAAGAAGCACCGGAGCTTCCAGAAGTGTCTGAGCTTGACATTATGCGCCATTATACAGCGTTATCCAAGCGCAATCACGGGGTCGATTCGGGCTTCTATCCGCTTGGATCTTGTACGATGAAATACAATCCGAAAATAAACGAAAACGTTGCCCGCTTCGCTGGATTTGCTCACATCCATCCGCTTCAGCCAGAAGAAACGGTGCAAGGAGCGCTTGAATTAATGTATGACTTACAAGAGCATTTAAAAGAAATTACTGGCATGGACGCGGTAACGCTACAGCCAGCCGCGGGTGCGCATGGGGAATGGACAGGGCTCATGATGATTCGTGCTTATCACGAAGCAAACGGCGACTACAATCGAACAAAAGTCATCGTCCCAGATACCGCGCACGGAACAAACCCTGCATCAGCAACGGTGGCAGGTTTTGAGACGGTGACGGTAAAATCGACGGAAGAAGGGCTTGTTGACTTAGACGATTTACGCCGCGTTGTCGGTCCAGATACTGCAGCGCTTATGCTCACTAATCCGAATACGCTCGGTCTTTTTGAAGAAAATATTTTAGAAATGGCAGAAATTGTGCATGCTGCAGGCGGAAAGCTGTATTATGACGGGGCTAACTTGAATGCGGTGTTAAGCAAAGCAAGACCTGGCGACATGGGGTTTGATGTTGTGCATTTAAACCTTCATAAAACGTTTACCGGCCCACACGGTGGCGGTGGGCCTGGTTCAGGTCCTGTCGGCGTGAAGGCGGATCTCATTCCGTTTTTACCGAAGCCAACGGTAGAAAAGGGAGCAAACGGCTACTATTTCGACTACGATAGACCACAAGCGATCGGGCGTGTGAAGCCGTTTTACGGCAACTTTGGCATTAACGTTCGTGCGTACACGTATATCCGCTCGATGGGTCCAGACGGCTTAAAAGCGGTGACAGAATATGCGGTATTAAACGCCAACTATATGATGCGCCGATTGGCTGAGTATTACGACTTGCCATACAACCGCCATTGCAAACACGAATTTGTTTTGTCAGGAAAGCGACAAAAGAAATTAGGAGTACGTACGCTTGATATTGCGAAGCGTTTGCTTGATTTTGGTTACCACCCGCCGACAATTTATTTCCCGCTCATCGTCGAAGAGTGCATGATGATCGAGCCAACCGAAACTGAGTCAAAAGAGACGCTCGATGCATTTATTGATGCGATGATTCAAATCGCAAAAGAAGCGGAAGAAACGCCAGAAATCGTCCAAGAAGCACCACATACAACGGTCGTCAAACGCTTAGATGAAACGACGGCTGCTCGCAAGCCCATTTTGCGTTATCAAAAATAA
- a CDS encoding rhodanese-like domain-containing protein, which translates to MTIALIILGAIIVYAVITYFYQKRIVQTLTEEEFRAGYRKAQLIDVREPDEYAAGHILGARNIPLSQLRLRMKELRKDQPIYLYCQSGIRSSRAAQMLYRNGYRDLYHLKGGFKMWTGKVKKK; encoded by the coding sequence ATGACAATCGCTCTTATTATTCTCGGAGCAATTATTGTGTACGCGGTCATTACATACTTTTACCAAAAGCGAATCGTTCAAACGTTGACGGAAGAAGAGTTTCGCGCAGGCTATCGAAAAGCACAACTCATCGATGTTCGCGAACCCGATGAATATGCGGCAGGTCATATTTTAGGAGCTCGTAACATTCCGCTTTCTCAATTACGTTTACGCATGAAAGAATTGCGTAAAGATCAACCAATTTACTTATATTGCCAAAGTGGAATACGTAGTAGTCGCGCGGCACAAATGTTGTATCGCAACGGCTATCGGGATTTATACCATTTAAAAGGCGGATTTAAAATGTGGACAGGAAAAGTAAAGAAAAAATAA
- a CDS encoding octanoyltransferase — protein MEKEVWRFIDSGNCSPAFNMALDEALLEWHSEGKIPPTIRFYGWNPPTLSIGYFQKVEKEIDMEAVKKYGLGFVRRPTGGRGVLHDQELTYSVIVSESHPAMPQTVTEAYRVISQGILEGFRFLGLDAYFAVPKTEEEKADLKNPRSAVCFDAPSWYELVVEGRKVAGSAQTRQKGVILQHGSILLDLDEDMLFSLFKYPNERVKERLRQNFKNKAVAINELTDRNITINEAKEAFFRGFEKGLNVQLERYELTDDELYYVQQLAKNKYETDEWNFKR, from the coding sequence ATGGAAAAAGAAGTATGGCGTTTTATTGACTCGGGCAATTGTTCTCCAGCGTTTAATATGGCGCTTGATGAAGCGTTGTTAGAATGGCATAGCGAAGGAAAAATTCCGCCGACGATTCGGTTTTACGGTTGGAATCCACCGACGCTTTCGATTGGCTATTTTCAAAAAGTCGAAAAAGAAATTGATATGGAAGCGGTCAAAAAGTATGGTCTTGGTTTTGTGAGACGTCCAACCGGGGGACGCGGTGTGCTTCATGACCAAGAGTTGACGTATAGCGTTATCGTGTCTGAATCGCATCCAGCTATGCCACAAACGGTGACGGAAGCGTATCGTGTCATTTCACAAGGCATTTTAGAAGGATTTCGCTTTCTAGGGCTTGATGCGTATTTTGCGGTGCCAAAAACAGAAGAAGAAAAAGCAGATTTAAAAAATCCGCGCTCGGCTGTTTGTTTTGATGCACCGTCTTGGTATGAGCTCGTTGTCGAAGGGAGAAAAGTGGCAGGAAGCGCCCAAACGAGGCAAAAAGGAGTCATTTTACAACACGGATCGATTTTATTAGATTTAGACGAAGACATGCTCTTTAGTCTATTTAAGTATCCGAATGAAAGAGTGAAAGAACGATTAAGGCAAAACTTTAAAAACAAAGCAGTCGCCATTAATGAATTAACGGATCGAAACATTACGATCAATGAGGCGAAAGAAGCGTTTTTCAGAGGATTTGAAAAAGGGTTAAATGTTCAGCTTGAACGATATGAATTAACAGATGATGAGCTTTACTACGTTCAGCAACTAGCGAAAAACAAATACGAAACAGATGAATGGAATTTTAAACGGTAA
- a CDS encoding ribonucleotide reductase, whose product MTVAFSEKMTVNVDKLNEDIRLFPQVHPITPEMHITYKGVSRLVMLDRYSFKDTEKLTLSVGDFVVLTVKEDPKFPARGLGFIVELDWENKKAHVLVEEEYRHVLEEEEAKTGVVVRSLDVIEKPLEIFYEQIAKRNATGLAAVEKTEEKRKEWFEKFYEQLVSLNFVPAGRVLYGAGSGTEVTYFNCYVMPFVKDSREGISEHRKQVMEIMSRGGGVGTNGSTLRPRNTLARGVNGKSSGSVSWLDDIAKLTHLVEQGGSRRGAQMIMLADWHPDIIEFIISKMQNPRILRYLLENTEDEGIQKAAKEKLKFTPLTEQERAMYQGIVNYKNIPGYGGFSEKIIKDAEEKLRTGGTYSVHNPDFLTGANISVCLTKEFMEAVEKDEEYELRFPDVETYSEEEMRIYNEKWHEVGDVREWEKMGYRVRVYRKIRARELWKLINICATYSAEPGIFFIDNANDMTNARAYGQKVVATNPCGE is encoded by the coding sequence ATGACGGTTGCGTTTTCTGAAAAAATGACGGTGAACGTGGACAAGTTGAACGAAGACATTCGTCTCTTTCCACAAGTGCACCCGATTACCCCTGAGATGCACATTACATATAAGGGTGTGTCGCGTTTAGTGATGCTTGATCGCTATTCGTTTAAAGATACGGAAAAGTTGACGTTAAGCGTTGGGGACTTTGTCGTTTTAACGGTAAAGGAAGATCCGAAGTTTCCAGCTCGTGGCCTTGGATTTATCGTTGAGTTGGACTGGGAAAATAAAAAAGCACACGTGCTCGTTGAAGAAGAATATCGTCATGTGTTAGAAGAAGAGGAAGCGAAAACAGGTGTTGTTGTTCGCTCGCTCGATGTCATTGAAAAGCCACTTGAAATTTTTTATGAGCAAATTGCAAAGCGGAACGCAACCGGGCTAGCCGCTGTTGAAAAAACAGAAGAAAAACGAAAAGAGTGGTTTGAAAAGTTTTATGAACAGCTCGTCAGCCTGAATTTTGTTCCAGCTGGACGCGTACTGTACGGAGCAGGTTCTGGGACAGAAGTGACGTACTTTAACTGTTACGTCATGCCGTTTGTGAAAGATTCTCGCGAAGGCATTTCTGAACATCGAAAACAAGTGATGGAAATTATGAGCCGCGGTGGCGGTGTCGGAACAAACGGTTCGACCCTTCGTCCACGCAATACACTCGCGCGCGGAGTGAACGGAAAATCGTCGGGATCGGTGTCATGGCTAGACGACATTGCAAAACTAACCCATCTTGTCGAACAAGGTGGCTCGCGCCGTGGCGCTCAAATGATTATGCTAGCCGATTGGCACCCAGACATTATTGAATTTATTATTTCAAAAATGCAAAATCCGCGCATTTTGCGCTATTTGCTTGAAAATACAGAAGATGAAGGTATTCAAAAAGCAGCGAAAGAAAAATTAAAGTTTACGCCACTTACCGAACAAGAGCGCGCGATGTATCAAGGGATCGTCAACTATAAAAACATCCCAGGATACGGCGGCTTTTCAGAAAAAATTATTAAAGACGCCGAAGAAAAGTTGCGGACAGGCGGTACGTATAGCGTGCACAATCCGGACTTTTTAACAGGGGCGAACATTTCCGTTTGCTTAACGAAAGAGTTTATGGAAGCGGTAGAAAAAGATGAAGAGTATGAATTGCGCTTCCCAGATGTTGAAACGTATTCAGAAGAAGAAATGCGCATTTATAACGAAAAATGGCATGAAGTCGGTGATGTGCGCGAATGGGAGAAAATGGGCTATCGCGTTCGCGTCTATCGAAAAATTCGCGCGCGAGAGCTATGGAAGCTCATTAACATTTGCGCAACGTATTCAGCAGAACCAGGCATTTTCTTTATCGACAACGCCAACGACATGACGAATGCCAGAGCGTATGGGCAAAAAGTAGTCGCAACAAATCCGTGTGGTGAGTAG
- a CDS encoding response regulator SirA: MEQPLAPYSVCNLAAINLANMVDKEKKVVDYEKLKRTVEVGVRMQDNVIDATPYFLEENKKQALGERRVGLGVMGLADLLIYCEKEYGSEEGNQLVDELFKTIATTAYRASIELAKEKGSFPFLVGETEEETMKLREAFIHTGYMKKMPDDIRQDILKYGIRNSHLLTVAPTGSTGTMIGVSTGLEPYFSFSYYRSGRLGKFIEVKADIVQEYLDNHPEADPNNLPHWFVTAMNLSPEAHADVQCIIQRWVDSSLSKTVNAPRGYTVEQVQKVYERLWRGGAKGGTVYVDGSRDAQVLTLKAEEYAVEEQLELLPEEPKKRAVALVETIPDLRATDVTIGSEVGNICPVCREGTVEEIGGCNTCTSCGAQLKCGL; the protein is encoded by the coding sequence CTGGAACAACCACTCGCACCTTATTCTGTGTGCAATTTAGCTGCAATTAATTTGGCGAATATGGTCGATAAAGAAAAGAAAGTCGTCGACTATGAAAAATTAAAGCGGACGGTTGAAGTCGGTGTCCGTATGCAAGATAACGTCATTGATGCAACCCCATACTTCCTTGAGGAAAATAAAAAGCAAGCGCTCGGGGAGCGCCGCGTCGGTCTTGGCGTGATGGGATTAGCCGATTTGCTCATTTATTGCGAAAAAGAGTACGGCTCTGAAGAAGGCAATCAGTTAGTTGACGAACTGTTTAAAACAATTGCGACAACGGCGTACCGTGCGTCGATTGAGCTTGCGAAAGAAAAAGGAAGCTTTCCGTTTTTAGTTGGCGAAACAGAAGAAGAAACGATGAAATTGCGTGAAGCGTTTATTCACACCGGTTATATGAAAAAAATGCCGGACGATATTCGCCAAGATATTTTAAAATACGGCATTCGCAACTCGCATTTATTAACGGTTGCTCCGACTGGATCCACAGGGACAATGATCGGCGTGTCCACAGGACTTGAACCATATTTTTCCTTCTCTTATTATCGAAGTGGTCGTCTCGGCAAGTTTATTGAAGTGAAGGCGGATATCGTGCAAGAATATTTGGACAACCATCCAGAAGCGGATCCGAACAACTTGCCGCATTGGTTTGTAACCGCCATGAATTTATCGCCAGAAGCGCATGCGGATGTACAATGCATTATTCAACGTTGGGTAGATTCAAGTCTCTCGAAAACGGTAAATGCCCCGCGCGGCTATACGGTCGAGCAAGTACAAAAAGTGTACGAGCGGTTATGGCGAGGCGGCGCAAAAGGTGGAACAGTCTATGTCGACGGTAGCCGCGATGCGCAAGTATTGACATTAAAAGCGGAAGAATATGCGGTTGAAGAACAACTGGAGCTCCTTCCAGAAGAACCGAAAAAACGGGCTGTTGCGCTTGTTGAAACGATTCCAGATTTACGAGCGACAGACGTCACGATCGGTTCAGAAGTCGGCAACATTTGCCCAGTATGCCGTGAAGGAACGGTCGAAGAAATCGGCGGCTGCAACACGTGTACAAGTTGCGGAGCGCAATTAAAATGTGGTTTATAA
- a CDS encoding spore photoproduct lyase → MKPFIPQLVYFEPEALHYPLGKELYEKFKRMHIDIRETTSHNQVRGIPGDTELQQYRNAKSTLVVGVRRTLKFDTSKPSAEYAIPLATGCMGHCHYCYLQTTLGSKPYIRVYVNLDDIFTQAKKYIDERAPEITRFEAACTSDIVGIDHLTHALKKAIEFIGETEYGRLRFVTKYEHVDHLLDAKHNGKTRFRFSVNSRYVIQNFEPGTSSFDARLEAARKVARAGYPLGFIVAPIYMHDGWEEGYFELFERLHVNLQDIDLTGITFELIQHRFTKPAKTVIQKRYPKTKLDLDESKRKYKWGRYGIGKYVYVDEAANQLNDTIRSYIAQFFPEATIEYFT, encoded by the coding sequence ATGAAACCGTTTATTCCTCAGCTTGTTTATTTTGAGCCCGAAGCGCTTCATTATCCGCTCGGTAAAGAGTTATATGAAAAATTTAAACGTATGCATATTGACATACGCGAAACGACATCGCATAACCAAGTGCGTGGAATCCCAGGTGATACGGAACTCCAACAGTACCGAAACGCAAAATCTACGCTCGTTGTTGGTGTCAGACGTACATTAAAGTTTGATACATCTAAACCATCGGCAGAATATGCGATTCCGCTTGCGACAGGATGCATGGGGCATTGCCATTATTGTTATTTACAGACGACGCTTGGAAGCAAACCTTACATTCGTGTGTACGTCAATCTTGATGATATTTTTACCCAAGCGAAAAAATATATTGATGAACGCGCTCCAGAAATTACGCGTTTTGAGGCAGCTTGTACGTCCGATATTGTCGGCATCGACCATTTAACGCATGCGTTAAAAAAAGCGATTGAATTTATTGGTGAAACGGAATACGGACGGCTTCGCTTCGTTACAAAATATGAACATGTCGACCATTTGCTTGATGCAAAACATAACGGAAAAACACGCTTTCGTTTTAGTGTCAATTCACGGTATGTTATTCAAAACTTTGAACCGGGGACATCTTCGTTTGATGCACGGTTAGAGGCAGCACGAAAAGTGGCACGCGCCGGCTATCCGCTCGGCTTTATCGTCGCGCCGATTTACATGCATGACGGCTGGGAAGAAGGGTATTTTGAGCTATTTGAACGATTACATGTGAATTTACAAGACATCGACTTAACGGGTATAACATTTGAATTAATACAACATCGCTTCACGAAACCAGCAAAAACAGTCATTCAAAAACGGTATCCAAAAACGAAGCTCGATCTAGATGAGTCGAAACGAAAATATAAGTGGGGACGATACGGAATTGGAAAATATGTGTATGTGGATGAAGCGGCGAACCAGCTGAATGACACGATTCGTTCCTACATTGCACAATTTTTTCCTGAAGCCACGATTGAATATTTTACGTAA
- a CDS encoding manganese transport transcriptional regulator (involved in manganese homeostasis; activates the transcription of the mntABCD operon), translating to MPTPSMEDYIEQIYILIEEKGYARVSDIAEALSVHPSSVTKMVQKLDKDEYLVYEKYRGLVLTPKGKKIGKRLVYRHELLEQFMRIIGVDEENIYRDVEGIEHHLSWNAIDRIGDLVQYFEEDRSRLEALRNIQKQNEQEQA from the coding sequence ATGCCAACACCAAGCATGGAAGATTATATTGAGCAAATTTATATATTGATTGAAGAAAAAGGATATGCCCGTGTATCAGATATTGCCGAGGCATTGTCCGTTCATCCCTCCTCTGTGACGAAAATGGTGCAAAAACTCGATAAAGACGAATATTTAGTATACGAAAAGTACCGTGGACTTGTCCTTACGCCAAAGGGCAAAAAAATCGGCAAGCGGCTCGTGTATCGCCATGAGCTACTGGAACAATTTATGCGTATCATCGGTGTAGATGAAGAAAATATTTATCGCGATGTTGAGGGAATTGAACATCATTTAAGTTGGAATGCGATTGACCGCATCGGTGACTTAGTACAATATTTTGAAGAAGATCGGTCACGTCTTGAAGCGCTTCGCAACATTCAAAAACAGAACGAGCAAGAACAGGCATAA
- a CDS encoding type II 3-dehydroquinate dehydratase, which produces MVRFLLLNGPNLNRLGMREPHIYGHTTLAQLEKQLTEFASEYEVELTCYQSNYEGALIDQIHRAESLYDGIIFNPGAFTHYSYALRDAIASIQTPVIEVHISNIHAREPFRHQSVLAPVTAGQIVGLGVNGYRLAILALLDMVEGKGK; this is translated from the coding sequence ATGGTTCGATTCCTCCTTTTAAACGGTCCGAACTTAAATCGTCTCGGCATGAGAGAACCGCATATTTATGGGCATACGACACTTGCACAACTAGAAAAACAGCTAACGGAATTTGCTAGTGAATATGAAGTAGAGTTAACGTGCTATCAAAGCAATTATGAAGGCGCGTTAATTGATCAAATTCATCGGGCGGAATCGTTATACGACGGGATCATTTTCAATCCCGGAGCGTTTACGCATTACAGTTATGCCTTGCGTGATGCAATTGCAAGCATACAAACGCCAGTCATTGAAGTACATATTTCAAATATTCACGCAAGAGAGCCGTTTCGTCATCAATCTGTTCTTGCTCCTGTGACGGCCGGGCAAATTGTCGGTCTTGGCGTAAACGGATATCGATTGGCGATTTTAGCGTTGCTTGATATGGTTGAAGGGAAGGGGAAATAA